A genomic region of Desulfuribacillus alkaliarsenatis contains the following coding sequences:
- a CDS encoding response regulator encodes MSRSVLVVDDTTFIRKVMRDILESNGYNVVGEAINGKQALEMYQQHAPALVIMDIAMPEMDGFEAVEQIKKIDNNAKIIMCSVMGYKEAVTRCIEAGASDYIVKPIKTERVLAAVEKAFSV; translated from the coding sequence ATGAGTAGGTCAGTACTTGTAGTTGATGATACAACTTTTATAAGAAAAGTTATGAGAGATATACTAGAGTCGAACGGATATAATGTGGTTGGGGAAGCCATAAATGGAAAGCAAGCACTTGAGATGTATCAGCAACACGCTCCTGCATTAGTGATAATGGATATTGCAATGCCAGAGATGGACGGATTTGAAGCAGTTGAACAAATTAAAAAAATTGATAACAATGCTAAGATTATTATGTGCTCAGTTATGGGTTACAAGGAAGCAGTGACCCGTTGTATTGAAGCAGGTGCAAGTGATTACATAGTGAAACCTATAAAAACAGAAAGAGTTCTGGCAGCAGTTGAAAAGGCTTTTTCAGTATAA
- a CDS encoding substrate-binding domain-containing protein, translating to MLRNWKKSFFVLVLVSLFAITLFGCGQGADEPAPQPSPDPAPPVEQPEQPQQPQFENTNLILATTTSTNDTGLLDELLPAFKDKTGIDVSVISVGTGQAMEIARNGDADVILVHARPAEDQFVEEGYGVNRRDVMYNDFVVLGPESDPAGIAGMPIEEAFAILAEGSAPFISRGDNSGTHQKEVAVWNSLGIEPSGSWYMSIGKGMGDTINTADEMLGYALADRGTFISMERNIDVVIVLEGDEILLNPYGVIPVNPDLHSHVNFAGAEAFAEFITSEEGKAVINGFKLEGKQLFFAQ from the coding sequence ATGTTGAGAAATTGGAAGAAAAGCTTTTTTGTACTAGTACTTGTTTCATTATTCGCAATCACATTATTTGGTTGTGGACAAGGTGCTGACGAACCAGCACCACAACCGTCACCAGATCCAGCACCACCTGTAGAGCAACCAGAGCAGCCGCAACAGCCACAATTTGAGAATACGAACTTAATACTTGCTACAACAACAAGTACGAATGATACAGGTCTGCTTGATGAGTTATTACCTGCATTCAAAGATAAAACTGGTATTGACGTTAGTGTAATATCTGTAGGTACTGGGCAAGCGATGGAGATAGCTAGAAATGGGGACGCTGATGTAATTCTGGTACATGCCCGTCCAGCTGAAGATCAATTTGTAGAAGAAGGCTACGGTGTAAATCGTCGAGATGTAATGTACAATGACTTTGTTGTGTTAGGACCTGAAAGCGATCCTGCAGGAATCGCTGGCATGCCAATCGAAGAAGCGTTTGCAATATTAGCAGAGGGAAGCGCACCTTTTATCTCCCGTGGAGATAATTCAGGTACGCACCAAAAAGAAGTTGCTGTTTGGAATAGTCTTGGAATCGAGCCATCAGGTTCTTGGTATATGAGTATTGGTAAAGGTATGGGAGATACGATTAATACTGCTGACGAAATGCTAGGATATGCTTTAGCAGACCGTGGTACTTTTATCTCAATGGAGCGTAATATTGATGTAGTGATAGTGCTTGAAGGAGACGAAATTCTATTAAATCCATACGGTGTTATTCCAGTCAATCCTGATTTACACTCACATGTGAATTTTGCAGGGGCAGAAGCATTCGCAGAATTTATCACTTCTGAAGAAGGTAAAGCTGTGATTAATGGTTTCAAATTAGAAGGTAAACAATTGTTTTTTGCTCAATAA
- a CDS encoding ABC transporter permease, which translates to MGYFYEAIEVAIKMIISLDPYLIQVVTTSLKVSLTAIFFASIVGIGIGALIATHNFIGKKLFIKIIYVFMGLPPVFVGLIVYMLLSRRGPIAEYIYLLWTPWAMIIAQFILAAPIIAGLTASAIEERYQEVMMTAKGLGAQKAQALWMTIREAKVGIIAAMVAAFGRVIAEVGAVTIVGGDIAGVTRVLTTAMVIETRQGNFGIAMAFGLVLLGISFIVNSIVYIIQKR; encoded by the coding sequence ATGGGTTACTTCTATGAAGCTATTGAAGTTGCAATAAAGATGATAATTAGTCTCGATCCCTATCTTATTCAAGTAGTAACAACATCTTTGAAAGTATCGTTGACCGCTATATTTTTTGCTTCTATAGTCGGGATTGGGATTGGTGCACTTATAGCAACACATAATTTTATAGGAAAGAAATTATTTATTAAAATTATATATGTATTTATGGGTCTTCCGCCTGTGTTTGTCGGTTTGATAGTATACATGTTATTGTCACGTAGAGGTCCGATTGCAGAATATATATACCTATTATGGACGCCATGGGCAATGATAATTGCACAGTTTATTCTAGCGGCACCTATTATTGCGGGGCTTACAGCTTCTGCTATCGAAGAACGCTATCAAGAGGTTATGATGACAGCCAAAGGCTTAGGAGCTCAGAAAGCGCAAGCTCTATGGATGACGATACGTGAAGCGAAGGTAGGTATTATAGCTGCAATGGTAGCAGCATTTGGTAGAGTCATCGCCGAAGTGGGAGCGGTAACTATTGTTGGTGGAGATATAGCGGGTGTTACTCGAGTTCTTACAACAGCAATGGTAATTGAAACGAGGCAGGGTAATTTTGGAATCGCTATGGCCTTTGGTTTAGTTTTACTAGGTATATCGTTTATAGTTAATAGTATCGTATATATTATCCAGAAGAGGTAG
- a CDS encoding ATP-binding cassette domain-containing protein has product MLEVDIVNHGYQGKTILKNIKHTFCGNRIHGIIGPNGSGKSTLLKLLTVMEKPVDGKVMFHGKNLHEPNPKIACCWQKPFLFRGTVRYNLEYPMKVRGWAKSKIQERINELTHSYQIEHLLDRNVKGLSGGENARVAIARAVATHPEVLILDEPSAAMDPKNVMFVESLLRKLRESTDLMIIMVTHNMFQAKRIADETIYIADGTIVEAGSTEELFANPRNEDTRQFISGEFVF; this is encoded by the coding sequence ATGCTAGAAGTTGACATCGTAAACCACGGTTACCAGGGAAAAACAATTCTTAAAAACATAAAGCATACATTCTGTGGGAATCGAATCCATGGCATAATAGGGCCGAACGGATCTGGCAAGAGCACGCTATTAAAGCTATTAACGGTGATGGAGAAGCCTGTTGATGGCAAGGTAATGTTCCATGGCAAGAACTTACATGAGCCCAATCCTAAAATAGCTTGCTGTTGGCAAAAGCCATTTCTGTTTCGTGGTACTGTACGCTACAACTTAGAGTATCCAATGAAGGTTAGAGGCTGGGCGAAAAGCAAAATACAGGAACGCATTAATGAATTGACTCATAGCTATCAAATAGAGCATTTGCTCGACAGAAATGTAAAGGGACTATCAGGCGGCGAGAATGCTAGAGTAGCCATCGCCAGAGCTGTTGCCACTCATCCTGAGGTGTTAATTCTTGATGAACCATCAGCAGCGATGGATCCAAAGAATGTTATGTTTGTTGAATCTTTATTAAGAAAGCTACGAGAGTCAACAGATTTGATGATTATTATGGTTACCCATAACATGTTCCAAGCCAAGCGCATTGCTGACGAGACGATATATATTGCCGATGGAACAATTGTTGAAGCAGGTTCAACGGAAGAGTTATTTGCAAATCCGAGAAATGAAGACACAAGACAATTTATTAGTGGGGAATTTGTGTTTTAG
- the modA gene encoding molybdate ABC transporter substrate-binding protein has protein sequence MKGTRFAIILTLLIGLMLVGCSSNEDSTASQQELYLSVAGSLKDAIEEIEIAYVAENPNVNIVINLGPSGQLQQQIEQGAPSDIFISAAQRQMNALEDKGLIDNNSRFDAIKNVLVLVTHKDNSTVNSIEDLTNSGVRNIGLGSPDSVPAGEYAKQTLEYVGIWEDVESKMVYGQNVRQVLTYVETQNAEAGFVFQSDTVVSDQVRIVAEAPAGAHEEILYPVAIVQDSKNKEVAADFMEFLKSDTVTEILNTNGFQRP, from the coding sequence ATGAAAGGCACACGTTTTGCAATTATTCTTACTTTATTGATTGGTTTAATGTTAGTAGGTTGTTCTAGCAATGAAGATTCTACAGCTTCACAGCAAGAATTATATCTATCGGTAGCAGGTAGCTTGAAGGATGCCATCGAAGAAATTGAAATTGCATATGTAGCAGAAAATCCAAACGTGAACATAGTAATTAATCTTGGTCCATCTGGTCAGCTACAGCAGCAGATTGAGCAAGGAGCTCCTTCAGATATTTTTATATCTGCGGCTCAAAGGCAAATGAATGCACTAGAGGATAAAGGCTTAATTGATAATAATTCAAGATTTGATGCAATTAAAAATGTATTAGTATTAGTAACTCATAAAGATAATTCAACCGTTAATAGTATAGAAGATTTAACAAATTCGGGAGTAAGAAACATTGGCTTAGGTAGTCCAGATTCTGTACCAGCAGGTGAATATGCAAAACAAACATTGGAGTATGTTGGTATCTGGGAAGACGTAGAATCAAAGATGGTTTATGGTCAGAATGTTAGACAGGTACTTACTTATGTAGAAACTCAAAATGCAGAAGCGGGCTTTGTATTCCAATCTGATACAGTTGTCTCAGATCAAGTGCGAATTGTTGCAGAGGCTCCTGCTGGTGCACATGAAGAAATTTTGTATCCAGTAGCTATAGTTCAAGATAGTAAAAATAAAGAAGTGGCTGCGGACTTTATGGAATTTCTAAAGAGTGATACAGTAACGGAGATTTTAAATACAAACGGTTTCCAAAGACCATAA
- the modB gene encoding molybdate ABC transporter permease subunit, with translation MQTDMTALWISLKTASIATIITFFVGILVARWMANYQGKAKGLIDGVLILPMVLPPTVVGFLLLLLVGRNGPIGKFLAMFDYSIIFTWPATVLAATVVAFPLMYKTSRAAFEQIENTYLEAARTLGYTEWSIFWKIMLPMAWPGIAAGTILAFARALGEFGATLMLAGSIPGRTQTVPVAIFFAAEGGDMGRALLLVLIIIAISLFVVVLTHYFSRKEYSATGRVRM, from the coding sequence ATGCAAACAGACATGACGGCTTTGTGGATATCACTGAAGACGGCTTCAATAGCAACGATTATTACGTTTTTTGTAGGAATTCTTGTAGCTAGATGGATGGCCAATTATCAAGGGAAGGCAAAAGGACTTATTGATGGTGTCCTGATATTACCGATGGTACTTCCTCCTACTGTTGTGGGCTTTTTGCTTCTGTTGCTTGTAGGGCGAAATGGTCCTATAGGGAAATTCTTAGCAATGTTCGACTATAGTATTATTTTCACGTGGCCTGCTACGGTACTAGCAGCTACAGTAGTCGCCTTCCCGTTGATGTACAAAACATCACGGGCAGCCTTTGAGCAAATAGAGAACACATACTTAGAAGCAGCAAGGACTTTAGGCTACACTGAATGGTCAATTTTCTGGAAGATTATGCTTCCAATGGCGTGGCCTGGAATTGCCGCAGGTACGATTTTGGCATTTGCCAGGGCGCTAGGTGAATTTGGGGCGACACTTATGTTGGCTGGAAGTATCCCAGGGAGAACACAAACCGTACCTGTAGCAATCTTCTTTGCGGCAGAAGGTGGGGATATGGGAAGAGCGCTATTATTAGTTCTTATTATCATTGCCATTTCTCTGTTTGTGGTTGTGTTAACTCATTACTTTTCTAGGAAAGAATATTCAGCAACAGGTCGGGTGAGGATGTAA
- a CDS encoding sulfate/molybdate ABC transporter ATP-binding protein translates to MSIIVDIEKTIQSFHLKAKFQVENQPLGILGASGSGKSMILRCIAGLITPDRGRIIIDGKTMFDSEKKINVPSRERSIGYLFQNYALFPHLTVAQNVAFGIKKMPKKEQDHIVEERLSIVRMEQYKNRYPHQLSGGQQQRVALARALAIEPVALLLDEPFSALDNHLRKQMEQEMLENVFSFRGSTLFVSHNLEETYRICEQIMIIHDGDIVANGNRNDIFLSPPTLEVANITGCSNISRVDVVDRNMGKIKALDWGCEVFIDKDRFETPMYIGIRSQHLKLIKEKQGDNTFLCSVAAVEERVHQMLLSLKIDSEEDGRQRKLLQFEMSKEDWRSQWEAYAGDIYLQFDPHSLFLMDR, encoded by the coding sequence ATGAGTATTATCGTCGACATAGAAAAGACAATCCAAAGCTTTCACTTAAAAGCCAAGTTCCAGGTTGAAAATCAACCGCTAGGGATTTTAGGGGCATCGGGTTCAGGAAAAAGTATGATTTTGCGATGCATCGCGGGTCTCATTACACCAGACCGAGGCAGGATTATCATTGATGGAAAAACAATGTTTGACAGCGAGAAAAAAATTAATGTTCCATCGCGGGAACGAAGTATAGGCTATTTATTTCAAAACTACGCCCTATTTCCCCATCTTACTGTCGCTCAGAACGTGGCTTTCGGAATTAAGAAAATGCCTAAAAAAGAGCAGGATCACATTGTTGAAGAACGACTGTCAATTGTACGTATGGAGCAGTATAAAAACCGTTATCCCCATCAACTATCAGGAGGGCAGCAACAGCGCGTAGCTTTAGCACGAGCATTAGCAATTGAACCTGTAGCGTTGTTGTTAGATGAGCCGTTTTCAGCACTAGATAACCATCTGCGAAAGCAAATGGAGCAAGAAATGCTGGAAAATGTCTTCTCGTTCCGTGGCAGCACATTGTTTGTATCACACAACCTAGAGGAGACGTATCGTATCTGTGAACAGATTATGATAATACATGATGGGGATATTGTTGCTAATGGAAATCGAAATGACATTTTTCTATCTCCACCGACCCTGGAAGTAGCTAATATTACTGGATGTAGCAACATATCTAGAGTAGATGTGGTAGACAGGAATATGGGTAAAATAAAGGCATTAGACTGGGGTTGTGAGGTCTTTATTGATAAAGATAGGTTTGAGACTCCAATGTATATTGGTATACGTTCGCAGCATTTGAAGCTAATCAAAGAAAAACAAGGAGATAATACTTTCTTGTGCTCTGTAGCCGCAGTTGAGGAACGAGTTCATCAAATGCTACTTTCCTTGAAAATCGATAGCGAAGAAGATGGTAGACAACGAAAACTGCTTCAATTTGAAATGTCCAAAGAAGATTGGCGTAGCCAATGGGAAGCGTATGCTGGAGATATCTATTTACAGTTCGATCCACACTCGTTGTTTTTGATGGATCGGTAG
- a CDS encoding putative sulfate/molybdate transporter: MKHNKEHNQKNQYNLSEWAGAFGDLGTFIPFVFGFIIVTGIDPKGVFFSFGIALLIAGYYFRTPMPVQPMKLVTGLAIASPAAISLGMVWGAGLFMGLIWLLLSITDMLKYITKWISKPIVCGIAVALGVSFILKSLELMSSQWFIAILAIIIAMVLFKKPIMPAMFALLIYGVIIMTLQNPGMLALFHSKEVLITLPTINLNLFSWNELAMGIVLLAIPQIPLTIGNAIVAVTRENNERYPTRRVTVNQITKSQGLINVMSPFLGGVPMCHGVGGMVGHARFGARTGGAVIIFGALLILMATLLSQYVELIMLFPLEVIGAILFFAGWELVTTLRRLERAKADIAVFAVTVLLALWNMAIAIIVAVLVELILKKNITKKQ, encoded by the coding sequence ATGAAGCATAATAAGGAGCATAATCAGAAGAATCAATACAATTTATCAGAATGGGCGGGTGCCTTTGGTGACTTGGGCACCTTTATCCCATTTGTGTTTGGCTTTATTATAGTAACGGGAATTGATCCCAAAGGAGTCTTTTTCTCCTTTGGGATTGCTTTGTTGATTGCAGGGTACTATTTCCGTACACCCATGCCCGTTCAACCGATGAAACTAGTAACTGGACTTGCTATTGCATCACCAGCAGCAATTTCCTTAGGTATGGTATGGGGTGCTGGATTGTTTATGGGTTTAATATGGTTACTCTTATCCATCACAGACATGTTAAAATACATTACAAAATGGATAAGTAAGCCGATTGTTTGTGGAATTGCTGTCGCTCTGGGAGTATCTTTTATCCTTAAAAGCTTAGAATTAATGAGCTCCCAATGGTTTATTGCAATCCTAGCTATAATAATAGCGATGGTGCTATTTAAAAAACCAATAATGCCTGCAATGTTTGCTTTGCTTATTTACGGGGTAATCATTATGACACTGCAGAATCCTGGAATGCTAGCATTGTTCCATTCTAAAGAGGTCCTAATAACACTTCCAACAATAAACCTAAACTTGTTTTCGTGGAATGAGTTAGCAATGGGTATCGTGCTACTGGCAATCCCGCAAATTCCTCTTACAATAGGGAATGCTATAGTAGCCGTTACTCGAGAGAATAACGAAAGATACCCAACAAGAAGGGTCACAGTGAATCAAATAACAAAAAGTCAAGGCTTGATTAATGTAATGTCACCATTTCTGGGCGGAGTCCCTATGTGCCATGGTGTAGGTGGTATGGTAGGACATGCTAGGTTCGGAGCAAGAACGGGTGGAGCTGTTATCATCTTTGGTGCGCTATTGATTCTCATGGCTACCTTGCTAAGTCAGTACGTTGAGCTTATTATGTTGTTTCCGCTAGAAGTGATTGGGGCAATCCTTTTCTTTGCTGGATGGGAATTGGTCACTACTTTGCGCAGATTAGAAAGGGCAAAAGCAGACATCGCTGTTTTTGCAGTAACGGTTTTACTCGCTTTATGGAATATGGCTATCGCAATTATCGTAGCTGTACTAGTAGAATTAATACTTAAAAAAAACATTACAAAAAAACAATAA
- a CDS encoding substrate-binding domain-containing protein, which yields MNSSILDQDSKIKMASTIGPVDTGIVGVLAEKFEEKTGISIEYEKAGTGKALNMAKTGCFDLVIVHAKALEEKFIAEGYGEERIAVMYNDFVIIGPASDPAQIQGLSLPEALEKIKNKGTKFISRGDMSGTHVKEMELWDNAGINPTGAWYVVWEGGAKGNSATLKYTDEQQAYTIIDRATYLSLKKDITIVPLVEGDDALLNFISVIPISSQKFPHVNKQLARDFIAFLTSEEGQTIIRDFKQDIYGEPLYFPNSDEWHKLKK from the coding sequence ATGAATAGTTCTATTCTTGACCAAGACAGTAAAATTAAAATGGCTAGCACAATTGGACCTGTTGATACAGGAATTGTAGGAGTTTTAGCTGAAAAATTTGAAGAAAAAACTGGTATAAGCATCGAATACGAAAAAGCAGGGACAGGAAAAGCCTTGAATATGGCCAAAACAGGATGCTTCGACTTGGTAATTGTACATGCTAAAGCTTTAGAAGAAAAATTTATTGCCGAGGGCTATGGAGAAGAGCGTATAGCTGTTATGTATAACGACTTTGTTATCATTGGTCCTGCCAGCGACCCTGCACAAATTCAAGGCCTATCACTGCCTGAGGCTTTAGAGAAAATAAAGAATAAAGGAACTAAGTTTATTAGCAGGGGAGATATGTCTGGAACTCATGTGAAAGAAATGGAGCTATGGGATAATGCAGGAATAAATCCGACAGGAGCATGGTATGTGGTATGGGAAGGCGGCGCAAAAGGAAACTCTGCAACCTTGAAATACACTGACGAGCAACAGGCCTACACAATTATTGACAGAGCCACATATTTATCGCTAAAAAAAGACATTACAATAGTTCCGCTTGTAGAAGGGGATGATGCACTTCTTAACTTCATTTCAGTGATACCTATAAGTTCGCAAAAATTTCCACATGTAAATAAACAGTTAGCAAGAGACTTTATTGCATTCTTAACCTCAGAAGAAGGACAAACGATTATTCGAGACTTCAAGCAAGACATATACGGCGAGCCCTTATATTTCCCGAACTCAGATGAGTGGCATAAACTAAAAAAATAA
- the tsaA gene encoding tRNA (N6-threonylcarbamoyladenosine(37)-N6)-methyltransferase TrmO, translated as MEITISPIGYVVSDFKEPEDMPLHGKSAVIEVDPKYVEGLKMIEHNSHLWILSWFDRADRNVMVKRPVRIDPNISEFGVFALRTPPRPNPIALSLVEFDGVSGNKLYVSKYDAAHGTPVLDIKPYFQKDIVFSPDTPDIRPATIEMKREWFMEEALQHHKELCHSLVIGVRMAAIADFILGKISDSKITVHTAGSACLFDTLQGLSRGRFANPPRVSIEIIAYAGDETSLWKSVWRKDNQQLTILCNPHKIFNMDLREIQEKQDDELFEVIHSS; from the coding sequence TTGGAAATTACTATATCACCGATTGGATACGTAGTATCTGACTTCAAAGAACCTGAAGACATGCCGTTACACGGTAAATCAGCCGTTATTGAGGTAGATCCAAAGTATGTAGAGGGGCTAAAAATGATAGAGCACAATTCTCATCTATGGATTTTATCATGGTTTGATCGAGCAGATCGTAATGTTATGGTGAAGCGACCAGTCAGAATTGATCCGAATATTTCTGAGTTTGGTGTGTTTGCCTTACGGACACCACCAAGGCCCAACCCCATTGCCCTTTCCTTGGTAGAATTCGATGGCGTTTCAGGAAATAAACTGTATGTATCGAAATATGATGCTGCACATGGGACACCAGTATTAGACATTAAACCATATTTCCAAAAGGATATCGTTTTCTCGCCAGACACGCCAGATATACGTCCAGCTACGATAGAAATGAAAAGAGAGTGGTTTATGGAGGAAGCACTGCAGCATCATAAGGAGTTATGCCACTCGCTGGTAATTGGTGTCCGCATGGCTGCAATTGCTGATTTTATACTTGGCAAAATTAGCGATTCTAAGATTACTGTACATACTGCGGGTTCGGCTTGTTTGTTCGATACTTTACAAGGGTTATCTAGGGGGCGTTTTGCTAATCCTCCAAGGGTATCCATTGAAATCATTGCTTATGCTGGAGATGAGACATCGCTTTGGAAAAGTGTTTGGAGGAAAGATAATCAACAGCTTACAATTTTGTGCAACCCTCACAAAATATTCAACATGGATCTCAGAGAGATTCAAGAAAAACAAGATGATGAGTTGTTTGAGGTTATACATAGCTCTTAA
- a CDS encoding ABC transporter substrate-binding protein, with product MKKALVWVLSALLILTVFTVVGCQKEEATGTEEPQQQEEANNIETQELTMEEPTTRIVTDQAGREVELPMVAERVITTWRPSTSLLFAIGGQEKLVAADTHSTRNPFLLGVYPEIGDVPAIGNRRGLNLEEMVAAEPEVVFLWQGTDTEPVIGHLNQQGIAAFVLIPETADDMKEAVRIVGDIIGMQAEAEEVISYYNEIIADIADRIKDVPASERRTAYMAGSGGLFNTIGKEYYQHFLIESAGATNVSGELEGYGWQDVSAEQLVAWNPDYIFATQFFDDDLIETIRSQAGLRTVTAVREGNLYKFPANITSWDFPEPLSALGILWMAKTMYPDQFADMDFMAEVENYHERFFGKTFTELGGNLDESEAVSIF from the coding sequence ATGAAAAAAGCTTTGGTATGGGTACTATCCGCATTATTAATTCTTACAGTATTTACGGTTGTAGGCTGTCAGAAGGAGGAAGCTACTGGAACTGAGGAACCTCAACAGCAGGAAGAAGCCAATAATATTGAAACACAAGAGCTTACGATGGAAGAACCAACGACTCGGATTGTGACTGATCAGGCAGGAAGAGAAGTAGAGTTGCCTATGGTAGCCGAGCGTGTCATTACAACATGGAGACCAAGTACTTCCTTGTTGTTTGCTATTGGTGGACAAGAAAAATTAGTAGCAGCTGATACACATTCTACCCGAAATCCATTTCTATTAGGGGTGTATCCTGAAATTGGCGATGTGCCAGCCATTGGTAATAGAAGAGGACTAAATTTAGAAGAAATGGTAGCAGCAGAACCTGAAGTTGTATTCCTGTGGCAAGGTACGGACACCGAGCCTGTAATTGGTCACCTAAATCAGCAAGGGATAGCAGCATTTGTGCTCATTCCAGAGACGGCGGATGATATGAAGGAAGCTGTCAGAATTGTTGGCGATATTATTGGTATGCAAGCGGAAGCCGAAGAAGTCATAAGCTATTACAATGAGATTATTGCAGATATAGCAGACCGCATCAAGGATGTGCCTGCATCGGAAAGAAGGACGGCCTATATGGCTGGTTCAGGAGGACTATTTAATACAATTGGTAAGGAATACTATCAGCATTTTCTGATAGAAAGCGCTGGTGCGACGAATGTATCTGGCGAGCTAGAAGGATACGGTTGGCAAGATGTATCGGCGGAACAACTTGTAGCTTGGAATCCAGATTATATTTTTGCAACCCAGTTTTTTGACGATGATTTAATAGAGACAATAAGAAGTCAGGCTGGACTAAGAACTGTTACGGCCGTTCGTGAAGGTAACTTATATAAGTTCCCAGCAAACATCACATCATGGGATTTCCCTGAACCATTATCAGCCTTAGGTATATTGTGGATGGCCAAAACAATGTACCCTGACCAATTTGCCGACATGGATTTCATGGCAGAAGTAGAGAATTATCATGAGCGTTTCTTTGGTAAGACCTTTACTGAGCTTGGAGGCAACTTGGATGAATCAGAAGCAGTATCTATCTTCTAA
- a CDS encoding FecCD family ABC transporter permease: MNQKQYLSSKKSNSKLFVVVGIVVIAIFVLSLTLGRYSIPAGEAIRLFIQGLFRPGSLDFNDPTVSVFFYIRLPRIVVALLVGAALAVAGAIFQGMFRNPLVSPDILGVSSGCSFGAALGILMPFATIYSISISSFVFGTLAMGAAYAISKASKGEPIIMLILAGMVVSAFFTAALSFLQYVADPYNELPAIIFWIMGGFFRITWDIAIILAITIIPCLIIAWLLAWKLDLLSLGDDEAQSLGLNVKLLRFVLIIVATFMVAASVSAAGTIAWVGLVIPHIARMLTSSEHTMSVPMSMFVGGGFVLLMDTVARNLTTAEIPISILTAALGAPFFAYLLISRSHKAWNR, encoded by the coding sequence ATGAATCAGAAGCAGTATCTATCTTCTAAGAAAAGTAACAGCAAATTATTTGTTGTAGTTGGCATCGTTGTTATCGCAATCTTTGTACTGTCTTTAACATTAGGGAGATACAGTATACCAGCAGGAGAAGCAATCAGACTATTTATTCAAGGTTTATTTAGACCAGGCAGTTTAGATTTTAATGACCCTACAGTTTCAGTGTTTTTTTACATACGGCTACCTAGGATAGTAGTAGCTTTACTGGTAGGTGCAGCCCTTGCTGTAGCAGGTGCAATTTTCCAGGGGATGTTCCGGAATCCTCTGGTTTCCCCAGATATTCTAGGTGTTTCGTCTGGCTGTAGTTTTGGAGCAGCGTTAGGAATTTTGATGCCATTTGCAACGATTTACTCGATTTCAATATCGTCATTTGTTTTTGGAACATTGGCAATGGGTGCAGCCTATGCCATTTCAAAAGCCAGCAAAGGCGAACCAATTATTATGCTTATATTAGCAGGTATGGTTGTATCTGCTTTTTTTACAGCAGCACTTTCATTTTTACAATATGTAGCGGATCCCTACAATGAACTACCAGCTATTATTTTCTGGATTATGGGTGGATTTTTCCGAATAACGTGGGATATAGCTATTATATTGGCAATCACTATTATTCCATGTCTAATCATTGCATGGCTATTGGCCTGGAAGCTCGATTTACTTTCATTAGGCGACGATGAGGCACAATCCTTAGGATTGAACGTTAAGCTGCTTCGCTTTGTTTTAATTATTGTAGCTACATTCATGGTAGCAGCGTCTGTCAGCGCTGCAGGTACGATTGCGTGGGTAGGATTAGTAATACCTCATATTGCTAGAATGCTTACTAGCTCTGAGCACACTATGTCAGTACCAATGTCTATGTTTGTAGGTGGTGGTTTTGTACTGTTAATGGACACTGTTGCACGCAACTTGACTACTGCAGAAATACCTATAAGTATTTTAACGGCAGCACTTGGAGCACCGTTTTTTGCTTATTTATTGATTAGTAGATCCCACAAGGCTTGGAATCGGTAA